One Faecalicatena sp. Marseille-Q4148 DNA window includes the following coding sequences:
- a CDS encoding RluA family pseudouridine synthase, whose protein sequence is MKRIFYYTIPLKFNNTPLLDFLKAEGYSHQVITHLKRTMNGILLNGVWAHTWDILHTNDYLTIQLVENVSSENIVPADLPLNIIYEDEDLLVINKPAGMPIHPSQGNYDNTLANALAWHYRSLGEPFTYRCINRLDKDTTGLLIVAKHMYSASLLYHMSAERKISRTYLAIAEGEVPEEGTITAPIARAEGSTIERCVDEERGETACTHFKRISYKDGYSLVSLKLETGRTHQIRVHMKYIGHPLPGDFLYHPDYSRIHRQALHSFKLSFQHPITGEPMAFQAPIPDDMKVFL, encoded by the coding sequence ATGAAGCGAATATTTTACTACACGATTCCACTGAAATTTAATAATACCCCTCTGCTTGACTTCCTAAAAGCAGAGGGGTACTCCCATCAGGTTATTACGCACCTGAAACGAACGATGAACGGAATCCTTCTGAACGGAGTCTGGGCACATACATGGGATATTCTTCACACGAATGACTATCTGACCATTCAGCTTGTGGAAAATGTCTCTTCTGAAAATATCGTTCCTGCAGACCTTCCTCTGAATATCATCTATGAAGACGAAGATCTCCTTGTGATCAATAAGCCTGCAGGCATGCCAATTCACCCCTCTCAGGGAAATTATGACAATACACTGGCCAATGCACTGGCATGGCACTATCGCTCACTTGGCGAACCTTTTACTTACCGGTGTATCAATCGACTGGACAAAGACACAACAGGACTTCTCATCGTAGCAAAACATATGTACAGTGCTTCTTTGCTCTATCATATGTCTGCTGAGCGAAAGATCAGCCGGACTTATCTTGCAATTGCCGAAGGAGAAGTTCCGGAAGAGGGAACCATTACTGCTCCGATTGCCCGGGCAGAAGGCTCTACCATTGAACGCTGTGTTGACGAAGAACGAGGGGAAACTGCCTGTACTCATTTCAAACGTATTTCCTATAAAGATGGATATTCTCTCGTCTCATTAAAGCTTGAGACAGGAAGAACCCATCAGATCCGTGTCCATATGAAATATATCGGGCACCCTCTTCCGGGCGATTTTCTCTATCATCCGGACTATTCACGGATTCACCGGCAGGCACTTCATTCTTTTAAACTGTCCTTCCAACATCCTATTACAGGAGAACCAATGGCATTTCAGGCGCCAATTCCTGATGATATGAAAGTTTTCTTATAA
- a CDS encoding nucleoside kinase, with translation MQMELYTVIVDGEERQYEAGTTYQQIAEEFQDRYENDIVLVFADGKLRELRKNVKRNCAISFVTTSEEIGIQTYRRSMCLMLVKAVHDVGGQDQVKKVRIHYSVSKGYYCTVEGNLKLDQAFLDQVEEYMQHMVEQRMPIKKRSISTDNAVDLFEKYGMTDKAKLFEYRRSSSVNIYRMNEFEDYYYGYMVPDAGYLNYFKLYLLEEGFVLQMPEASSPKKVLDFEPQMKLFQVLKESTRWGDMQNIENVGDLNERITKGDEHEAILVQEALQEKKIAEIATMIAERSQVKFVLIAGPSSSGKTTFAKRLAIQLRVNGLIPHAISADDYFHNREDTPLDADGNYNFECIEAIDTELLNRDLNELLKGKEVAMPTFNFKTGKREYRGNTMKLGKNDVLIIEGIHCLNDALTYELPKENKFKIYISALTQLNIDEHNRIPTTDGRLIRRMVRDARTRGTTAQQTIAMWPSVRRGEEENIFPYQEEADVMFNSALIYELAVLKQYAEPILFGIDKHCKEYPEAKRLLKFLDYFVGCRSEIVPTNSLIREFIGGSCFEA, from the coding sequence TTGCAGATGGAGCTTTATACAGTCATTGTAGACGGGGAAGAGAGACAATATGAGGCGGGAACCACATATCAGCAAATTGCAGAGGAGTTCCAGGACAGATATGAGAATGATATTGTACTCGTATTTGCGGATGGAAAGCTCCGGGAACTGCGGAAAAATGTAAAAAGAAACTGTGCCATTTCCTTTGTGACAACATCAGAGGAAATCGGAATTCAAACATACCGCAGAAGTATGTGTCTGATGCTTGTAAAAGCGGTACATGATGTTGGCGGCCAGGATCAGGTAAAGAAAGTGAGAATCCATTACTCGGTCAGCAAAGGATACTATTGTACCGTAGAAGGCAATCTGAAACTGGATCAGGCATTTCTTGATCAGGTAGAAGAATATATGCAACATATGGTCGAACAGCGGATGCCGATCAAAAAGCGTTCCATCAGTACGGACAATGCGGTGGATTTATTTGAAAAGTACGGCATGACAGATAAAGCAAAGTTATTTGAATACCGCAGAAGTTCCAGTGTGAACATTTACCGTATGAACGAATTCGAGGATTACTACTATGGATATATGGTGCCGGATGCCGGATATCTGAACTATTTCAAGTTATATTTGCTGGAAGAGGGATTTGTACTCCAGATGCCGGAAGCATCATCTCCGAAAAAGGTACTGGATTTTGAACCTCAAATGAAGCTTTTTCAAGTATTGAAAGAATCTACCAGATGGGGAGACATGCAGAACATTGAAAATGTAGGAGATCTCAATGAACGTATTACAAAAGGTGACGAGCATGAAGCGATTCTCGTGCAGGAAGCGCTGCAGGAAAAGAAAATAGCTGAAATTGCAACAATGATCGCAGAGAGGTCTCAAGTGAAATTTGTTCTGATTGCAGGACCTTCCTCCTCCGGAAAGACTACTTTTGCCAAACGTCTGGCGATTCAGCTCCGTGTGAATGGTTTGATCCCGCATGCGATCAGTGCGGATGACTATTTCCACAATCGGGAAGATACTCCGTTGGATGCAGATGGGAACTATAATTTTGAATGTATTGAAGCAATCGATACCGAATTGTTGAATCGGGATTTGAATGAATTGCTGAAAGGGAAAGAAGTTGCCATGCCGACCTTTAATTTTAAGACAGGCAAACGAGAATATCGGGGCAATACGATGAAATTAGGTAAGAATGATGTTCTGATTATTGAAGGAATTCATTGTCTGAATGATGCACTGACATATGAGCTTCCAAAAGAGAATAAATTCAAAATCTATATCAGTGCGCTGACGCAGTTAAATATTGATGAGCATAACCGGATTCCGACAACAGACGGACGTTTGATCCGGCGTATGGTAAGAGATGCAAGAACAAGAGGAACAACCGCACAGCAGACCATTGCTATGTGGCCTTCCGTCAGACGGGGAGAGGAAGAGAATATCTTTCCGTATCAGGAAGAGGCAGATGTGATGTTTAATTCTGCGCTAATCTATGAACTGGCTGTACTGAAACAATATGCCGAACCGATTCTTTTTGGAATTGATAAGCACTGTAAAGAGTATCCGGAGGCGAAACGCCTTTTGAAGTTTCTGGATTATTTTGTGGGATGTCGAAGTGAGATTGTGCCAACCAATTCTCTCATCCGTGAATTCATTGGCGGAAGCTGCTTCGAGGCATAG